ATACAAGTTAGGTTGTGGTTTGAGGTTGACATGTACAGAATATACAGACACATTTTACTGGTTGGGTCTGCGTTAACATATAGGCACTGTAGAGTGATGACTGGGTTAAGTCACAGAGGTGAACAGGACGTGTTTGTTAAATaaacatctctcacacacacacacgcaagagatGAGGACCCACGAGTGCAAAATAGCCTCCCATACAGTAAGGACAGGTACACATTACACAAATTCAATGCATGTTGGACTGACGTACAGATATGTGCACTGAAGGGGCGTCCCTTGCTGTACTATCCCAGGGTCTAGTACGCTGTACACCTGCGTACACCATCATCCCAGGGTCTAGTACGCTGTAAACCTACGTACACCATCATCCCAGGGGTCTAGTACCctctacacctacaccctcctctCATCCTGTCCTCATATGTATCTCTACTCATGGCCGTCCTGTTCCCTTACATTATATCGCCTCACCTGCTGCCACTGGCCTCGCTGTCTGCTTGTGTTTACCTTTCCAAATAACCCGGAGCGTTTCCTGCCCAGTCATCATCAGTAAGTCATCAACCATTCGTCCCATAACGTGCCAGGAAAAGGTAAACAGATAACTCCAGTTGTATGTGTGACGCCGTATGTCCTCAGCGCCACCAGATACTAAGCAACGTAGCATTACAACACTGCTACATGACGGGAGAACATTGCTGATGATCACAAGACAATGACATTCCTCAGTAACACTGTCTCTTGACAGCCTACTGTCATGTACGTTCTTTCTCCTGATCCTCTGTGGTCTCAATTTGACTCTCTTCTTCCACCAGTACACACGAAAGCTCAGCAAGTGCCTCCGTGGTAGTGTTGCTTCCTTGATGTGCTCAGTTTGATTCCAGGTTGTGATGTTCCTCGGGAGGTGGAGCGGGAAGGCCACGCCAGCGTCCTGCCTGGTGAGGTGTTGGCTCCGTCTAATGCATTCCTCCCACGGGAGACGGGAAGGAGTAGTCTTCGGAATAGTCATTGTCGCAGAGCCCCGCGCCTTGCTCACAGTACTCGAACTGCTCACTGTAGGGTGACTGCGACAGGATGATGGCGTTGAAGAGGAGGGTGATGATGCCGAAGATGATGAAGAGGCTCCGGTCCAGGACCCGCGAGAGGAActtccactcctccaccagccgGGACCTCTTGCTGTTGGCCTTGTCCTCAGAGTTCCGCTCCGAGAGCAGGCGATGGATTCCCTCCAGAGCTTCCAGGGACCGTCGCTGGTACGCATCTGGAAGGTGCCAGGCAGTTGGTAAGGATGGGACAGTAGCTTAAGAGAAAACGATTCTTGACAAGAATGTGTTACAGTAGCATGACCCTCAAGCAAGACGGTATACGATCCACCACTGTTccagcccttgggtatgatgactggCCTTTCTGCCGACCCTGAAGGCTCACATCAAAGGCCAGGGCAtgacacccaagggtcgttcgtGGTAAATGGCCGTATTGTTATGTTTAAGGATGGCACCGTTAGAGTCAAGGAGCTAAGATGCGTCAAGGACGAGATAAGAgtaacacagaccacacagacccaaggtcccaAGCCAGGCGGTGTGGCTTTAAGACTTCGAGTCTCTCACCCTTGAACATCGCCGTTCCCTCTACGGCAGCAGTAGCCTCCACCTTGACGACCCTGAAGTGTAGGTCCGTGGCTACTGGGTCATCGTCCTCGTCAGCGAAGGGCCTGACCCGGTCATTCTTCACCACCTGCTCCTGAGGGAGAGAGTCAGATGTGGTCACGCTACAGCACACAATCCCAGGTCAGGCTGGGTTACAGGAACAAGACAATATGTACGAGACTATGCAAGTAGTTGAGCAACAATTAACAATGGGCTTTTGTCCAGAGATCATTAAATGTTCCCGTGGCAGcatgatacagtgggagggtgtacgggacacagagggagggtgtacaggacagagggagggtgtacgggacacagagtgagggtgtgcaggacacagagtgagggtgtacAGGACACAGAGGGAGGGTGTGCGGGACAAAGAGTGAGGGTGTGCGGGACATAGAGAGAGGGTGTGCGGGACACACAGGGAGGGTGTGCGGGACACAGAGGGAGGGTGTACAGGACACAGAGGGAGGGTGTACCATCAACGTACCAGGTCCAGCTCCCAGGCTTGGCGGATCAGCTCCGGGATCTTCATCTGGACGAGCCGGGCGgacaccaccgccacccacctgccggacacaccacacactcagtcATGACTACAACTGTGGTCACGGCAATGGTATACACATCCTCCagacgagcgagagagagagagtgtgtgtgtgtgtgtgtgtgtgtgtgtgtgtgtgtgtgtgtgtgtgtatctgtgtaataTCTACATACAAAAGgaaataatatatgtaaatatatagatatatgaagatTTACTAGGTGGAGGTGGCTATTAGGCTGAAAATACACGATCGAGGTATTACAGACGTGACAAAATGGGATGGTCATGATCGATATAGTTAactgattaagaaaaaaagatctcAAGTTCAATGTGCGTTGGATGTGTATACACGTgcctctatatatgtatgtacacgtgcctatatgtatgcatgtgaacACGTgcctgtatgtatgcatgtgtacacgtgcgtgtatgtgtatgagacCTTCTTCCTCTCGTGTGCACTTGTTACTGGTGAAGGCGATGGGTCGTGGATGACTATGTGTCAGGGGTGTTCACACGCACTACGGGTGGCACCGCGGGACGACACTCCGCGCAGCCAGCCTGTGTCACCAGAGTTCCCATCATCAGGAGGACAGTAATGGAGACCAAGTCTCTGTTCGTAAATATTAGAATATCTTCCAATAtttaaggcaatattcagccagctgttcatatgcTACATGAGACCACAACTAGAATATTATGCTACATGAATATGCTTCAAGAAGCACAGAGAGCTCCTAAaaaggtctagaggaggacaacaaagatgttaCTATTTTTAAGAGAGCTCAGTTACAGGAAAGGTTTTCGAAACCTTATatttacccaccatggaagatagaagagagagcagtgacctgatcacaaaaccAGAGGTTATCAAAACCAAATTTATACCAAAGACATTAaagagttctttgaaagatgaagGGGTGGTAGTACAACCAGAGGACGTAATACGAACTTAAACAAGAAGCTTATGATAAAAGATGTAAACAAGAATTTAAAACCAGCGGTGGAGGAGTTATGTAAACAGAAAGAGGATGTAGTCaatgttgaacacacacacaaagtttacAAGGTcgtatgatggtagagaaggtgcaagagagaCGAGGCGAACCACTACGAGTGTTGAACAACCTCTCGCTACGGTCGAAAGTCCAAAATCACATTGAGAATGGGCTAGCTAGTGGTGTCCGCCAGCTCACATATTTGACCACATCCTCGAAATACACACAGCTCGAGTAGGACCGTGAGCTGTGAGACTCAAATGTCTGTTTCCCTGTGTGATTATTGTTCTTTGTCTTGTCTTTCTGtgtctctgtttatctatttgcCTCAACATATGGTGTGTCATGATACGGTATTTGGGTTTGTGTGAGTGGAATGCATGACGAATGTTCGTgcatatttacatgtatgtatttgGCTGTTTGACGTGCACCAGCCCAagaattttgtgtgtgtctgatcaTTAAGAATTACTTTCAATAAGTTACTACTGTAGGAAATGGGATTAAATACTACTGTAGAAAATGGGATTAATCCCTAGAGCATAACAATACAACAACAGTTGGGTATGAACGGTACGAGCTGACCTATGATGGTCAGGTCAAGAGACGGAGCataagggtcgtgttcaaggacctgTTGACCTATCTTACCTGATGGAGGACACTGACCTGACCCAGAGCGGAACTTGGTGACCTCGGTCACCAGTGTAGGACAGGTTCAGTACATACACTGACAAGACGATGTTGAAGGTCAAGACGATGAGACACACGCCGTAGTACACACCTGGATGGCAAGGGGTCAGAAGAGGAGGTCAGTCAGGTCACGATAACAGGTGTTCATATAGGTCATTACAGCAGTACAGGAACGTATGCCAGATGTAATCATACCAGTAGGGGGCAACGGGGCAccacagggggagaggggggaggggggcgctcaCCAGCTAGTGGAAGGGTCTCTGTCGGGGGAAGGTTCTCTGTCATGGCCATGAGGAAGACCATCATGGCCAACATGGAGTTGATGCCCAGGCCAACCTTCTCCCCGGTCTCCGACGGCAGCGAGAACACCAGCAGAGCTGCCCGCAGGAGGCGGGGCAGCAGCAGGAAgcggggcagcaggaggaggcagggcagcagcagcaggaggcggggcagcagcagcaggaggcgaggGGACAGCAGCAGGTggcggggcagcagcaggaggcggaggcagcagcaggtggcGGGACAGCAGCAGGAGGCGGAGCAGCGGCAGACATGTAGGGAAGACAGTGATTAAGAGGGATCATTCCTGACAGAAATAGcggcgcttctctctctctctctctctctctctctccctccctccctctctctctctctctccctccctctctctccccctccctccctccctctctctctctctctctctctctctctctctctctctctctctctctctctctctctctctctctctctcttctctctccctctctggccaGGGGCTCACTCACCACAGATGTTGATCAGGATGCCCGGGACGATGAAGAAGAACAGGGCGAACTTGACCCTCCGCTGTAGCTGGATGTGGTAGACGATcactgtgggggagaggaggaaggaggagagaggtgtgaggcaCTCTCCTGGGTGaggtggcagtgagggaggtgtgtgtgtgtgtgggagagagaggcggaggaatcTTTAATAATGGCAgagctagcagcagcagcagcagtaggggttGGGGCTTGAAGTGACCCTAGAAAGGCAAAAAAGGGCTTCAGCTAAGTACCCTCCCACAGTGAGGGAACTTAAAGAGTCATATGCCTAATACAGATATATTCCTGAACATCATACAACGTCAGTGTCTGATATTTGATGCTTTTTTTTAAGCCATGAGGATTAATCCACCTTGACCAGACACCGCTCAGCTGATGGGCGTGTCTTCAATGTGACCTGGAGGGTCGAGAGGGAAGGTTCTGAGCTGTCGAAGCTGGTTCGGCCATATTATTAATCCCCTTAGATTATATAGCTAAATAAGTgccatgatgattatgatgatgatggtgatgatgatgatgatgatgatgacgtacttACTGGAGAAGGGTTCCGCGCAGCAAGGGTTGTACTCGTTCTTGGTCTCCGAGTAGAAGTTCTCGAGGAAGAACTCGTGGTTGGGATGGAAGCGGGAGATGTCGGAGGGCCCCACCTGCAGCCTCATCTGTGGACCACGACAACTGTTTACGACGGCGGGGACTCCCGGCCCAcggcctccctctctcaccctcctgttgcTCTGGTGTGTGGGCACTGATGTAAGGGTTACCCCTGTACCTCCCTGTATCCTCCTGTATATCCCTGTATCCCCCTGCATCTCCCTGTATCTCCTTGCATCTCCCCGTATCCCCCTGCATCTCCCTGTATCCCCCTGCATCTCCCTGTATCCCCCTGTATCCTCCTGTGTATCCTTGTATCCCCTTGCATCTCCCTGCATCTCCCTGCATCCCCCTACATCTCCCTGTATCCCCCTGCATCCCCCTACATCTCCCTGTATGCCCCTGCATCTGCCTGTATCCCCCTGTATCCTCCTGTATATCTGTACTGTTATGCATGTTAGAACTGCAGCCCAATACCCTGCAATATACTCTATACTAAACTCTGCAACACACTCTACACCACGCTctgcaacacaccccacaccacactgtacaccGTGCTCTGCAACACACTCTATACCACGCTctgcaacacaccccacaccacactgtacaccGTGCTCTGCAACACACTCTATACCACGCTctgcaacacaccccacaccacactgtacatCGTGCTCTGCAACACACTTTACCCACACTTCCttcttccatatacatatatatacatataacttccCTACCAAGTTTTGTTGAGCTTCCGCGCTATacacacaggcaggcaggcaggctagcGACGGAGGACCTGAATGTCccgcagcagcagaaggaacacTTCGCGACGCTAACCTCCTCCTGAGGAAGGTCACAGCGATCTCCCGCACGACCCTCGACACGACGCTCACCTGGCCAtgtctctcccatctcccctccctactgtctctcccatctcccctcccatgCCTActgtctcccatctcccctcccctgcctacTGTCTCCCCCTCCCATCTCGCCTCCCCTGCCTActgtctcccatctcccctcccctgtcTACTGTCTCCCCCTCCCATCTCGCCTCCCCTGCCTACTgtgtctcccatctcccctcccctgtctactgtctcccatctcccctcccctgcctactgtctctcccatctcccctcccctgcctacTATgtctcccatcttccctccctactgtctctcccatctcgcccccccccccctgcctacTGTCTCCCATCTCCCTTCTCCTGCCCACTGtttctcccatctcccctcccctacctactgtctctccctcccatctcccctcccctgcctaccgccccccccttcccccatctccaCTCCCCTGGctaccgtctccctccctctctccctcgcacTACCTGGCTGATGTCCGAGGTCCAGGAGGCGAAGTTCATCTTGCAGGTCTGCTGGTCGAAGGGGAACCACTGGATGTCTATGTCGCACACGGAGGTGAGGACGGCGTGCACCATCAACTTGCAGGTCCCGTCGTGGCTCACGATGATGTTCGTGTGGATCATGGACGACTCGTAGCTCGTATCGGCCctgggacaggtggtggtggtaacaagcTCGTTAGGGAGTTCGTGTGGGCGGGAGGGTTAGTTTATATATAGAGTGGTTAGAGCAGGGGTCGGTATGTGAGTGGTGTctgtgggatgagggagggtcaGAAGGACCAGCAGGTGTTAAGCAGGTATTGACACTCTAAATATTATCACTCAGGTGTTGTCAGTCAGGTGTTGTCACTCAGGTGGTGTCACTCAGGTGTTGTCACTCAGATGTTGTCGCTCAGGTGGTGTCACTCACATGTTGTCGCTCAGGTGGTGTCACTCAGGTGTTGTCACGCAGATGTTGTCACGCAGATATTGTCACTGAGGTGTTGTCACTGAGGTGTTGTCACTGAGGTGTTGTCACTGAGGTATTGTCACTCAGATGTTGTCACTCAGATGCTATCACTCAAATGTTGTCACTCAGATGCTATACTCAGATGTTGTCACTCAGATGCTATCACTCAGATGTTGTCACTCAGATGGTGTCACTCAGGTGTTGTCAGCGTGACTCACGTGTTGTAGAGGATAACATCGGGGTGCCACACGTCACTGTAGAGGACCCTCATAACTGTGGTGTGGTTGTA
The sequence above is a segment of the Panulirus ornatus isolate Po-2019 chromosome 23, ASM3632096v1, whole genome shotgun sequence genome. Coding sequences within it:
- the LOC139756764 gene encoding acetylcholine receptor subunit alpha-type acr-16-like, with amino-acid sequence MGNETSSLQGLTQPPDGKAGGAVPPLSPPPAGAPPRLLRETMGPPDGPDLLTATSSSEAPSAATTGVLVSQDSPRAFDAALYEPRLNTFRQLPDHTGPRDLVPPTTDKRDLESPAKTTSTMDLQLASPQRAARPPDDDDLPLAAAGDPSGASHQAGPGAGSGRVRRGSPALTPPLIEPDTGYSSVLDTLSPQGDESLTPAAPARDNRPASPAESGDDGGGGAAPAPAPPGGQVSAAGGHDPSSKGGGDTGARRKVGHKKSDQHILYNDIFKHYNKKIRPIISHDDVITVHFQIALFNVLSLDSKKGVMVTNTEMVMTWVDPYLTWRPEDYNHTTVMRVLYSDVWHPDVILYNTADTSYESSMIHTNIIVSHDGTCKLMVHAVLTSVCDIDIQWFPFDQQTCKMNFASWTSDISQMRLQVGPSDISRFHPNHEFFLENFYSETKNEYNPCCAEPFSMIVYHIQLQRRVKFALFFFIVPGILINICALLVFSLPSETGEKVGLGINSMLAMMVFLMAMTENLPPTETLPLAGVYYGVCLIVLTFNIVLSVYVLNLSYTGDRGHQVPLWVRWVAVVSARLVQMKIPELIRQAWELDLEQVVKNDRVRPFADEDDDPVATDLHFRVVKVEATAAVEGTAMFKDAYQRRSLEALEGIHRLLSERNSEDKANSKRSRLVEEWKFLSRVLDRSLFIIFGIITLLFNAIILSQSPYSEQFEYCEQGAGLCDNDYSEDYSFPSPVGGMH